One genomic region from Haloarcula taiwanensis encodes:
- a CDS encoding two-component sensor histidine kinase, translated as MLAVVPFAAVIIVGGFWLGNSALTSSRYQRVGIWFTGGLSGFLLLNLVMMWTWPAGSLRWTIGWALFAIGVGGSGGLVAGIFEARAISRAVEAERQRFQRRAVEQRNERLDEFAAVVAHDLRNPLSVASGQLELERMDRDSEHLETAATALDRMETLIDRTLTLARSGHVISETEPVDLEELVESCWEAVPTADATLANEVTAVIDADPDRLRHLFENLFRNAVEHGSTGSVNSDDALERGSADLTIRVGELSGGFYVADDGSGIPPEKRDAVLDDGYTATDGEGGLGLAIVQRIVEAHGWEIDVTESDEGGTRFEITDITRTGDPEEDTHTRSKTPVQP; from the coding sequence ATGCTGGCAGTCGTGCCGTTTGCCGCGGTGATTATCGTCGGTGGGTTCTGGCTAGGAAACTCAGCATTGACTTCGTCACGGTACCAGCGGGTCGGAATCTGGTTCACCGGCGGGCTCAGTGGCTTCCTATTACTGAACCTGGTTATGATGTGGACCTGGCCCGCCGGGTCGCTCCGGTGGACTATCGGATGGGCGCTGTTTGCGATTGGTGTCGGCGGCTCCGGTGGTCTGGTCGCGGGCATCTTTGAAGCGCGAGCGATTTCGCGAGCCGTCGAGGCCGAACGACAGCGGTTCCAGCGGCGGGCCGTCGAGCAGCGCAACGAACGCCTCGACGAGTTCGCGGCCGTTGTTGCACACGACCTCCGAAACCCGCTCAGCGTCGCGTCCGGTCAGCTCGAACTCGAACGAATGGACCGCGACTCGGAACACCTGGAAACGGCTGCGACAGCGCTGGACCGGATGGAAACGCTCATCGACCGGACGCTGACGCTGGCCCGAAGCGGACACGTCATCAGCGAGACTGAGCCCGTTGACCTCGAAGAACTGGTCGAGAGCTGCTGGGAGGCAGTGCCGACGGCGGATGCGACACTAGCAAACGAAGTAACAGCCGTCATCGACGCCGACCCGGATCGGCTCCGTCACCTGTTCGAGAACCTGTTTCGGAACGCCGTGGAACATGGCTCCACGGGCAGTGTGAACTCCGACGACGCCCTCGAACGTGGCAGTGCTGACCTGACGATTCGTGTCGGCGAGCTGTCTGGGGGGTTTTATGTCGCCGACGACGGTTCCGGAATTCCGCCGGAAAAGCGTGATGCGGTGCTTGACGACGGCTATACTGCCACCGACGGTGAAGGCGGGCTGGGGCTGGCAATCGTCCAGCGCATCGTCGAAGCCCACGGCTGGGAAATCGACGTGACCGAAAGCGACGAGGGTGGGACGCGCTTCGAGATTACGGACATCACGAGGACGGGCGACCCCGAGGAAGACACTCACACGCGCTCGAAGACGCCAGTGCAGCCCTGA
- a CDS encoding transcriptional regulator yields MPHICRNCKRTFGTELELELHRDTCSDGQLYCDECGDRFTERAATEDGWHYRCPNDDCDGTGIDDDIHKVSDARVTKQ; encoded by the coding sequence ATGCCTCATATTTGTCGGAACTGCAAGCGGACCTTCGGCACAGAACTCGAACTCGAACTCCACCGCGACACGTGTTCGGACGGGCAGCTCTACTGTGACGAATGTGGTGACCGGTTTACCGAGCGAGCGGCGACGGAGGACGGCTGGCACTATCGATGTCCGAATGACGACTGTGACGGCACCGGGATCGACGACGACATCCACAAGGTATCTGACGCACGCGTAACCAAACAGTAG